In a single window of the Limnochorda sp. L945t genome:
- a CDS encoding type 1 glutamine amidotransferase yields the protein MGSHARPPSPPVDGNGIHLPRDLPPLRILFLYPDFLNVYGDRGNLTALVQRARWRGLPTTVTEASVGTPVDATHFDLVLVAGGQDRAQQAVAEDFRRSKGPSLIEAVEAGCPVLAICGGYQLMGHFYRTAEGTEMKGLGLFDAWTEAGGRRMIGNVAVRAELGDARPLLVGFENHSGRTTLGARARPLGRVLYGYGNNGSDGTEGARYRNAIGTYLHGSLLPKNPTLADWLLQAAVDRRYGQGIRLPPLDDTVEHQAREAMLRKLLGPPLLRGV from the coding sequence GTGGGCTCCCACGCCCGGCCCCCGTCACCGCCGGTTGACGGCAACGGGATCCATCTCCCGCGCGACCTCCCGCCCCTTCGCATCCTCTTCTTGTACCCCGACTTCCTCAACGTGTACGGGGACCGGGGCAACCTGACCGCGCTCGTGCAACGCGCCCGCTGGCGGGGCCTACCGACCACGGTCACCGAGGCCTCCGTGGGCACGCCGGTAGATGCGACGCACTTCGACCTGGTGCTGGTGGCCGGAGGGCAGGACAGGGCCCAGCAGGCCGTCGCCGAGGACTTTCGCCGCAGCAAGGGCCCGTCGCTGATCGAGGCCGTCGAGGCCGGCTGCCCCGTGCTCGCCATCTGCGGAGGCTACCAGCTGATGGGCCATTTCTACCGAACGGCGGAAGGCACCGAGATGAAGGGGCTGGGGCTGTTCGACGCGTGGACGGAGGCGGGTGGCCGCCGCATGATCGGCAACGTGGCGGTCCGCGCCGAGCTGGGCGACGCCAGGCCCCTGTTGGTTGGGTTCGAAAACCACTCGGGACGCACGACCCTGGGCGCGCGAGCCCGGCCGCTCGGGCGGGTACTTTACGGGTACGGCAACAACGGCTCCGACGGCACCGAGGGGGCGCGCTACCGCAACGCCATCGGCACCTACCTGCACGGAAGCCTGCTGCCGAAAAACCCTACCCTGGCCGACTGGCTGCTCCAGGCAGCCGTCGACCGCCGGTACGGACAAGGCATCCGGCTCCCGCCACTGGACGACACCGTGGAACACCAGGCCCGGGAGGCCATGCTCCGGAAGCTCTTGGGCCCTCCCCTGCTGCGGGGAGTGTGA
- a CDS encoding copper resistance D family protein gives MGLASLVGSGLLAGWVAPEITRRVPGYPRLLAGTGAAAIGVATFLVPVQVAHQLGYGLLALLPVYLTRTRQGTVLAARLVVLAMLAGLGITRLPSRPLRQVAWVCLALVLIVTVGLTGHPSARLDLMLAHAAHLAGVSTWGGTLLALAWFPGWKRGPEAKPGSERERPFDASRMVEPVRRLSAMAGVVFPVLVIAGIYLGAALTGRRGDLLGSGYGRWLGLKVLVVVLVAAAAAINRWRLLPLAGAATEPDGPAAVPAALWRLRRSVRVEAALLLAVLALTAFLSTQSPPGLSGG, from the coding sequence GTGGGGTTGGCGAGCCTGGTCGGGAGTGGTCTCCTCGCCGGGTGGGTCGCCCCCGAAATCACGCGACGGGTACCCGGGTACCCTCGCCTGCTCGCCGGCACCGGGGCAGCTGCCATCGGGGTGGCGACGTTCCTCGTGCCCGTGCAGGTGGCGCACCAGCTCGGCTACGGCCTGCTGGCACTCCTCCCCGTCTACCTGACGCGCACCCGGCAGGGAACCGTCCTGGCCGCCCGGCTTGTCGTCCTGGCGATGCTCGCAGGTCTGGGGATCACCCGGCTTCCCTCCCGCCCCCTTCGACAGGTCGCCTGGGTCTGCCTCGCCCTGGTGCTGATCGTCACCGTCGGTCTCACCGGGCACCCGAGCGCGCGGCTCGACCTCATGCTGGCGCACGCAGCGCATCTGGCGGGCGTCAGCACGTGGGGTGGCACGTTGCTGGCTCTTGCCTGGTTCCCCGGATGGAAGCGCGGACCGGAGGCGAAGCCGGGGAGCGAACGTGAGCGACCGTTCGATGCCAGCCGCATGGTCGAGCCGGTTCGGAGGCTTTCGGCCATGGCCGGCGTGGTCTTCCCGGTGCTCGTCATCGCGGGGATCTACCTGGGAGCAGCGTTGACGGGCCGCCGGGGAGACCTGCTGGGATCCGGGTACGGCCGGTGGCTCGGACTCAAAGTCCTCGTCGTGGTGCTCGTCGCGGCAGCGGCCGCCATCAACCGCTGGCGCCTGCTACCCTTGGCAGGCGCGGCCACGGAGCCCGACGGTCCTGCGGCCGTGCCGGCCGCGCTCTGGCGGCTGCGGCGCTCGGTACGGGTGGAAGCCGCGTTGCTGCTTGCCGTGCTGGCGCTGACCGCGTTCTTGTCCACGCAATCGCCGCCGGGGCTTTCCGGAGGCTGA
- a CDS encoding class I SAM-dependent methyltransferase yields the protein MLVRRSRGADYGIDAPYVVRNLTAMGVGLFVLALAALSLRGALRPVGQAVGRALLASFAIGVVEGAYMVWSSKVGKLMESGNSPQATWANARAEGVAGRIQLVTGDVRRLPFRDEKFDAVVSSLVLHNLGGAEERRRALGQIMQALKPGGRFAILDFQHVKEYAKVLRELGALDVHVTGLRFLMFPPVRVVAGRKPAQACTRPLP from the coding sequence GTGCTCGTACGGAGGTCCCGGGGAGCGGACTACGGCATCGACGCCCCTTACGTGGTGCGCAACTTGACGGCGATGGGAGTAGGTTTGTTCGTCCTCGCTCTCGCCGCTCTGTCCCTGCGGGGTGCCCTGCGCCCGGTTGGGCAGGCGGTGGGAAGGGCGTTGCTCGCAAGCTTCGCCATCGGTGTCGTTGAGGGCGCCTACATGGTGTGGAGCAGCAAGGTCGGCAAGTTGATGGAATCGGGCAATAGCCCGCAAGCCACATGGGCCAACGCCAGGGCGGAAGGCGTGGCGGGTCGGATCCAGCTGGTGACCGGCGACGTTCGCCGCCTTCCGTTTCGCGACGAGAAGTTCGACGCCGTTGTCTCCAGCCTGGTCCTGCACAACCTGGGCGGCGCGGAAGAACGCCGGCGTGCACTGGGCCAAATCATGCAGGCCCTGAAACCCGGCGGTCGTTTCGCCATCCTGGATTTCCAGCACGTGAAGGAGTACGCAAAGGTCCTTCGCGAGCTCGGCGCCCTGGACGTACACGTTACCGGCCTGCGTTTCCTCATGTTCCCTCCGGTACGGGTCGTGGCCGGGCGCAAGCCCGCGCAGGCGTGTACCCGCCCGCTTCCGTGA
- a CDS encoding ABC transporter ATP-binding protein produces MDIVRIQGLVKRYPVPGAGRNGVSASGITVLELSHLSVGPRTELVVAGPSGSGKTTLLNILAGLVRPSEGRVELLGQDLFALPEGRRDAFRARHVGYVFQTFNLIGSLSALDNVLLAMAVAGCVPKRERGRRASGLLEQVGMHHRLRHRPAQLSVGEQQRVAVARALANRPELVLADEPTANLDRRSAGAVLRVLRDAVAAEGATLIMATHDPRIIESAQEVLSLDAPAGAPVQTAPSGTSPAGERAVSPAS; encoded by the coding sequence ATGGACATCGTGCGCATCCAGGGCCTCGTGAAACGTTACCCTGTGCCCGGCGCCGGCCGAAACGGCGTGAGCGCCTCGGGGATCACCGTGCTCGAGCTCTCTCACTTGTCCGTGGGGCCGCGCACGGAACTCGTGGTGGCGGGTCCGAGCGGCTCCGGGAAGACCACGCTGCTCAACATCCTCGCCGGGCTCGTGCGCCCGAGCGAGGGGAGGGTGGAGCTGCTCGGCCAGGACCTGTTCGCCCTGCCGGAGGGGCGCCGGGACGCGTTTCGGGCACGCCACGTCGGGTACGTCTTTCAGACGTTCAACCTCATCGGCTCGCTGTCGGCCCTCGACAACGTGCTGCTGGCGATGGCCGTCGCGGGCTGCGTACCGAAGCGGGAACGGGGGCGGCGCGCCTCGGGGTTGCTGGAGCAAGTGGGCATGCACCACCGGCTGCGCCACCGCCCGGCGCAGCTCTCCGTGGGCGAGCAGCAGCGGGTGGCCGTGGCACGGGCGCTGGCAAACCGGCCCGAGCTCGTGCTCGCCGACGAGCCCACGGCCAACCTCGACCGCAGGAGCGCCGGGGCCGTGCTACGGGTGTTGCGGGACGCGGTAGCGGCCGAGGGAGCGACGCTCATCATGGCCACCCACGATCCGCGAATCATCGAGTCGGCGCAAGAGGTGCTCTCCCTCGACGCCCCTGCCGGAGCTCCGGTACAAACGGCTCCCTCCGGCACGTCGCCGGCCGGTGAGAGGGCGGTGAGCCCGGCGTCATGA
- a CDS encoding copper resistance CopC family protein — protein sequence MPVDGAPGTRRAAGIVIARFVVTFAVVLGMAVLAGAHSALKSSKPADGARLEEMPQAVELTFTEPVETALSVFKVYPVPAPPDALADLERLNGMAAELVSKVLSRKGDEAQRADAGLGTKATPTASVTIRLKPGLKPGAYVVMWRVLSIDTHPTQGFVVFVYAR from the coding sequence ATGCCTGTCGATGGAGCGCCAGGGACCCGCCGGGCAGCCGGCATCGTGATCGCCCGTTTCGTGGTCACGTTCGCGGTGGTGTTGGGCATGGCTGTCCTGGCGGGCGCGCACAGCGCCCTGAAGAGCTCGAAGCCCGCCGACGGGGCCCGGCTCGAGGAGATGCCCCAGGCCGTCGAGTTGACCTTCACCGAACCGGTGGAGACCGCTCTATCGGTATTCAAGGTGTACCCGGTGCCGGCCCCTCCGGACGCGCTGGCCGACCTGGAGCGGCTGAACGGCATGGCCGCCGAGCTGGTCTCCAAGGTCCTCTCCCGAAAGGGCGACGAGGCCCAACGGGCCGACGCGGGGCTGGGTACCAAGGCGACTCCGACGGCCAGCGTCACGATCCGCCTCAAGCCCGGCCTGAAGCCCGGTGCCTATGTCGTGATGTGGCGGGTGCTCTCGATCGACACCCATCCCACGCAGGGCTTCGTCGTTTTCGTATATGCACGCTGA
- a CDS encoding prolyl oligopeptidase family serine peptidase — protein sequence MPRGRRARHGERRQAGSRLGEEPGGELRSQPREGELLGGMPDEVPEMYNLASPIHHVSPDSPPTLIFQGAQDSVVPVASAHRLRDTLAEAGCPLVGTAPGRQ from the coding sequence ATGCCCCGAGGCCGACGTGCCCGGCATGGTGAGCGACGCCAGGCGGGCAGTCGCCTGGGTGAAGAGCCAGGCGGCGAGCTACGGAGTCAACCCCGAGAAGGGGAACTCTTGGGCGGGATGCCGGACGAGGTGCCCGAGATGTACAACCTGGCTTCGCCCATCCACCATGTGAGCCCGGATAGCCCGCCTACGCTCATCTTCCAGGGCGCGCAGGACTCCGTCGTGCCCGTGGCGTCCGCCCATCGCCTGCGCGATACGCTGGCCGAGGCCGGGTGCCCGCTGGTGGGAACCGCCCCGGGCAGGCAGTAG
- a CDS encoding ABC transporter permease yields the protein MTWIRLGWKNVWARPVQAMLTAAVVALAVALGVSVYLVADASRRAMQQAALPFDVVVGDRGSAMQLAFNAVFLQDVPIGNVPYELYARLREDPRVAWALPLALGDNYRGFRVVGTTAEAFERLRRDGTPDGPPLLSVQEGRTFGAPFEAVVGADVARALGIRVGDTFQAAHGVTAAIEPEVHADVYHVVGVLAWSGHPYDRGIFVDIRSVWEVHHEHGAGEQGGAGHGAPGAPGAEPPASAASAPEPPGDVTIVLVRPTNLMAAYQIYQELNNGDVAQAVFPGQVLGQIFQLLGTGQEVLSGVALSTIVMAGITVLLSLSWATLARERDVAVLRAVGAHRLAILAVTLVESLVITLLGAAAGVGAGYGVAALLARSVRAQTAIAASLGWHPGAGWMALAAVGIGLLASLWPALATYRRSAGEVLARAMGN from the coding sequence ATGACCTGGATACGTCTTGGGTGGAAAAACGTGTGGGCACGGCCGGTGCAAGCGATGCTGACGGCGGCCGTGGTCGCCCTGGCCGTGGCGCTGGGGGTATCCGTGTACCTCGTGGCGGACGCGAGCCGCCGGGCGATGCAGCAGGCTGCGCTGCCCTTCGACGTGGTGGTGGGAGACCGTGGCAGCGCCATGCAGCTCGCCTTCAACGCGGTCTTCCTGCAGGACGTTCCCATCGGCAACGTGCCGTACGAGCTCTATGCGCGCCTGCGAGAGGATCCCCGGGTCGCATGGGCCCTGCCGCTGGCGCTCGGCGACAACTACCGCGGCTTTCGAGTGGTGGGCACCACGGCGGAGGCCTTCGAGCGGCTGCGGCGTGACGGGACCCCGGACGGGCCACCGCTGCTTTCCGTGCAAGAAGGGCGAACGTTCGGTGCGCCCTTCGAGGCCGTGGTGGGGGCCGACGTGGCCCGGGCGCTGGGCATCCGGGTGGGCGATACGTTCCAGGCAGCGCACGGCGTCACGGCGGCCATCGAGCCCGAGGTGCACGCGGACGTCTACCACGTGGTCGGCGTGCTCGCTTGGTCCGGGCACCCGTACGATCGGGGCATCTTCGTGGACATCCGCTCGGTGTGGGAGGTGCACCACGAACACGGCGCCGGGGAGCAAGGCGGGGCGGGGCACGGGGCCCCCGGCGCGCCGGGGGCTGAGCCGCCGGCGTCCGCGGCGTCGGCACCCGAGCCGCCCGGTGACGTCACCATCGTGCTGGTGCGCCCGACCAACCTCATGGCGGCCTACCAGATCTATCAGGAGCTCAACAACGGCGATGTGGCCCAGGCGGTCTTCCCGGGGCAGGTGCTGGGGCAGATATTCCAGCTGCTGGGCACCGGCCAGGAGGTGCTCTCCGGGGTGGCCCTCAGCACCATCGTGATGGCAGGGATCACGGTGCTGCTCTCGCTCTCGTGGGCCACGCTCGCCCGCGAGAGGGACGTGGCCGTGCTGCGAGCCGTGGGTGCTCACCGGCTTGCCATCCTGGCGGTGACGCTCGTCGAGTCGCTCGTCATCACGCTCCTGGGCGCCGCCGCAGGAGTCGGCGCAGGATACGGGGTCGCCGCGTTGCTGGCGCGCAGCGTACGGGCGCAGACGGCCATCGCAGCCTCTCTGGGCTGGCACCCCGGTGCTGGCTGGATGGCGCTCGCCGCCGTAGGCATCGGGCTTCTCGCGAGCTTGTGGCCCGCGCTTGCCACCTATCGCCGCAGCGCCGGCGAGGTGCTCGCCCGTGCCATGGGGAACTGA
- a CDS encoding DeoR family transcriptional regulator, with protein MEEARMLPVERRTRLLQELAERGAIHVAALSRQLGVSAMTLHRDIDELVRQGYARKVRGGAIASARWQPASAGRQAPAAAPSSADRCSVCGKPVGGRNTFVVHREGAPLSLACCAHCGLLMLGDRARTAMASDFLFGHTISARTAYYVAGPDLVVCCAPAVLPFGRRDDAQRFCQGFGGRVLPLEQAVEWVRAEMALNHVSHAGKET; from the coding sequence ATGGAAGAGGCGAGAATGTTACCCGTCGAACGGCGCACCCGGCTGCTCCAGGAGCTCGCAGAGCGGGGCGCCATCCACGTCGCTGCCCTGTCCCGGCAGCTGGGCGTGTCCGCCATGACGCTCCACCGCGACATCGACGAGCTGGTACGGCAGGGGTATGCACGGAAAGTGCGGGGTGGCGCCATCGCATCGGCCCGGTGGCAGCCGGCGTCGGCGGGCAGGCAGGCGCCCGCCGCAGCCCCTTCCTCCGCCGACCGGTGCAGTGTCTGCGGCAAGCCCGTCGGGGGACGTAACACGTTCGTCGTGCACAGGGAGGGGGCTCCCCTGTCCCTCGCCTGTTGTGCCCATTGCGGGCTGCTCATGCTCGGCGACCGGGCGCGTACGGCCATGGCATCGGATTTCCTGTTCGGCCACACCATCAGCGCCCGAACCGCCTATTACGTGGCCGGGCCCGACCTGGTGGTCTGCTGCGCGCCGGCGGTGCTGCCGTTCGGGCGACGCGACGACGCCCAACGATTCTGCCAGGGCTTCGGCGGGCGCGTCCTGCCGCTGGAGCAGGCGGTGGAGTGGGTACGGGCCGAGATGGCTCTCAACCACGTGAGTCACGCAGGAAAGGAGACGTGA
- a CDS encoding Dph6-related ATP pyrophosphatase, whose amino-acid sequence MNRLSASRKTPIWPSSGEPGPALAWSGGKDSAMALYVLGGASLLLTTVTETHERVSMHGVRRSLLRAQARAVGVPVLEVPIPPRCTNAVYEARMAEALEHLKARGIRSVAFGDIFLADVRAYRERQLARAGMEARFPLWGRDTGAVAREFLRAGFRAVVVCVDLARLDASWAGREFDEAFLAALPAGVDPCGEKGEFHTCVYDGPVFAQPVAFRRGAVVERDGFAFADLLDEPPVTPAGRGPGITRLRGAGPGGPRRSARLRPYPAT is encoded by the coding sequence GTGAACAGACTCTCAGCATCCCGAAAGACCCCCATCTGGCCGTCCTCTGGCGAACCCGGACCTGCCCTCGCGTGGAGCGGCGGGAAGGACAGCGCGATGGCGCTGTACGTTTTGGGCGGAGCCAGTTTGCTGCTGACGACGGTTACGGAGACTCATGAACGGGTGAGCATGCACGGGGTGCGCCGGAGCCTCCTCCGGGCGCAGGCTCGGGCTGTGGGTGTACCGGTGCTCGAGGTGCCGATCCCGCCCCGGTGCACCAACGCCGTCTACGAAGCCCGGATGGCGGAGGCCCTGGAGCACCTGAAGGCTCGGGGCATCCGGTCGGTGGCCTTCGGCGACATCTTCCTGGCCGATGTCCGCGCATACCGGGAGCGCCAGCTGGCCCGGGCCGGGATGGAGGCCCGGTTTCCGCTGTGGGGGCGCGATACAGGGGCCGTAGCTCGAGAGTTCCTACGGGCCGGATTCCGGGCGGTGGTGGTGTGCGTCGACCTCGCCCGTCTGGACGCGTCATGGGCAGGACGGGAGTTCGATGAGGCATTCCTGGCGGCGCTGCCTGCCGGGGTCGACCCGTGCGGGGAGAAGGGCGAATTCCACACCTGCGTCTACGACGGGCCGGTGTTCGCACAGCCCGTGGCCTTTCGGCGGGGCGCCGTGGTGGAGCGCGACGGGTTCGCCTTCGCCGACTTGCTCGACGAACCGCCTGTCACGCCTGCGGGGCGTGGGCCAGGGATTACCCGCCTGCGTGGAGCCGGGCCCGGCGGGCCGCGTCGTAGCGCCCGATTACGACCATATCCTGCAACTTGA
- a CDS encoding peroxiredoxin family protein, with protein sequence MPWGTEPARVPPRRLLALLVLAVAAAGGTLLVTRLSPRASPEPAKPAEPPPSVAEAPWTAPDAEGDIVWPPEQAGRRFRLSALRGRTVVLNFWASWCGPCREELPLLDRYAARQGVGRGDPDAPGADRQAGPVVVAVNLAESAETVRRAARSFGLRYLPLVLDPRGEVADAYHVWSLPTTFVIDPAGTVAARWVGAVDEERLSALH encoded by the coding sequence GTGCCATGGGGAACTGAGCCGGCGCGAGTGCCCCCACGACGCCTGCTCGCTCTCCTCGTCCTGGCGGTCGCGGCGGCAGGGGGTACGCTGCTCGTGACCAGGCTTTCCCCCCGGGCTTCCCCGGAGCCGGCGAAACCGGCGGAGCCGCCTCCCTCGGTGGCCGAAGCGCCCTGGACGGCACCCGACGCCGAGGGGGACATCGTATGGCCGCCCGAGCAGGCCGGGCGGCGTTTCCGCCTGAGCGCGCTGCGCGGCCGCACCGTGGTGCTCAACTTCTGGGCGAGCTGGTGCGGCCCGTGCCGAGAAGAGCTGCCACTGCTCGACCGGTACGCCGCCCGACAGGGTGTGGGACGGGGTGACCCGGATGCGCCTGGGGCGGACCGCCAGGCGGGGCCTGTCGTCGTAGCGGTCAATCTGGCGGAGAGCGCCGAGACGGTGCGGCGCGCTGCCCGATCCTTCGGCCTCCGGTACCTCCCCCTCGTCCTCGACCCGCGTGGAGAGGTGGCTGACGCTTACCACGTGTGGAGCCTGCCCACCACGTTCGTGATCGACCCTGCGGGCACCGTCGCCGCCCGCTGGGTCGGGGCCGTCGATGAGGAGAGGCTGTCGGCCCTGCACTGA
- a CDS encoding Mur ligase family protein, whose translation MNMHPLRLALWAGKVAMVASRQLGRGGTAWPGRVAAAIDPDLLDHVARLPRQGTVVVTGTNGKTTTALLLHRIASRRGLRLIHNVAGANLPAGLLAAFIEGAGWWRAEAQDLAVLEVDEGAFPSVVGALRPRAVIVTNFFRDQLDRYGEVDGTVRRVREGIARAGEAVHWFICADDPLSVWLGEEAASAGQRVTYFGVQRAPELPAPAGPSGARPPLSADGTQCVRCGTPYRYERLFYAQLGHYACPNCGHRRPLPQVQGDVEQFGEDGAAVVGVSTSTGQLQLRLRLPGIHNVYNALAAASAALALEFGPDEIAQGLEEATVPFGRTEEVWVRGRRVVLSLVKNPTSFDQVLATVAPLRPWRCVAIALNDLAADGRDVSWIWDVDFEGRLVPRLPAGIPVICTGRRAADMAVRLKYAGVEVPRLVIETRLGEAIRQCLERATSDEPVWILATYTAMLSARKVLVSSGLPRPAPVTAG comes from the coding sequence ATGAACATGCATCCGCTGCGTCTCGCCTTGTGGGCAGGCAAGGTGGCCATGGTAGCCTCGCGCCAGCTCGGGCGCGGGGGTACCGCCTGGCCCGGCCGGGTGGCCGCGGCGATTGACCCTGATTTGCTGGACCACGTCGCCCGCTTGCCCAGGCAGGGCACGGTCGTGGTCACGGGCACCAACGGCAAGACGACCACGGCCCTGCTTCTGCATCGCATTGCCTCTCGCCGGGGCCTGCGCCTCATTCACAACGTCGCCGGGGCCAACCTTCCCGCCGGGCTGCTCGCGGCCTTCATCGAGGGCGCCGGCTGGTGGCGGGCCGAGGCGCAGGATCTGGCGGTGCTGGAGGTCGATGAGGGGGCCTTTCCGTCGGTGGTCGGCGCCCTGCGTCCCAGAGCGGTGATCGTGACCAACTTCTTCCGGGACCAGCTGGACCGGTACGGAGAGGTCGACGGGACGGTGCGCCGGGTACGCGAGGGCATCGCCCGCGCGGGAGAGGCAGTGCACTGGTTCATCTGCGCGGACGACCCGTTGAGCGTGTGGCTCGGGGAAGAGGCCGCCTCCGCCGGCCAGCGCGTCACCTACTTCGGCGTGCAGCGGGCGCCGGAGCTCCCGGCACCTGCGGGTCCGAGCGGAGCCAGGCCGCCCCTGTCGGCGGACGGGACCCAGTGCGTGCGCTGCGGCACGCCTTACCGGTACGAGCGGCTTTTCTACGCGCAGCTGGGGCATTACGCCTGCCCCAACTGCGGTCACCGGCGACCCCTTCCCCAGGTCCAGGGCGACGTCGAGCAGTTCGGTGAAGACGGAGCTGCCGTCGTGGGTGTCTCGACTTCCACCGGCCAGCTGCAGCTGCGCTTGCGCCTGCCGGGTATCCACAACGTCTACAACGCCCTGGCTGCCGCGAGCGCCGCTCTTGCCCTCGAGTTCGGGCCCGACGAGATCGCGCAGGGGCTCGAAGAGGCCACCGTCCCGTTCGGCCGCACCGAGGAGGTATGGGTGCGCGGCCGCCGGGTGGTCTTGAGCCTGGTCAAGAACCCCACGAGCTTCGACCAGGTGCTGGCCACCGTCGCCCCCTTGCGCCCGTGGCGCTGCGTGGCGATCGCGCTCAACGACCTGGCGGCCGACGGGCGGGACGTCTCCTGGATCTGGGACGTCGACTTCGAAGGGCGGCTCGTCCCGCGCCTTCCGGCCGGCATCCCGGTCATCTGCACGGGCCGGCGGGCGGCCGACATGGCGGTGCGCCTGAAGTACGCCGGGGTCGAGGTGCCTCGGCTCGTCATCGAGACTCGCCTGGGGGAGGCCATCCGGCAATGCCTGGAGCGGGCGACCTCGGACGAGCCCGTCTGGATCCTGGCCACGTACACGGCGATGCTCTCAGCCCGAAAGGTGCTGGTCAGCAGTGGGCTCCCACGCCCGGCCCCCGTCACCGCCGGTTGA
- a CDS encoding alpha/beta hydrolase family protein, with the protein MNGVSLLLRLPAGIQRALFELALRTAGLGRLPHLGMLVRYFRLLGADEGEFLRTVSRIRSWSAWPERWRETAGQALEEARAQEAAGHPVTARDRYRQAALYFALANWRTWDARERARTYEQLLAAYGGFARLVDPPARSVDIPFAPAPLPGYLRLPRGPGPHPVVVVVQGMDTVKEVCPVLVEQPLLERGLATLTVDQPGTGEAQLRGVLFVGPEMLAGAARAIADFVASCPELDAARLGIIGFSWGGFVAPYMAAAEPRVRAGAILSALWEFPEPERAVRTPFYGPSLRLMTGIEEPTELVALLRRVRLEPVAARIRCPLCIVHGEQDAIVPVEFARRLYDAVSGPRLLHIIPGADHAASLHLTHLALLGDWLADHLRAEKDTRTHRSTACPGRFPPAGTRPRPAYRAGDGRTPRARRSPARPGR; encoded by the coding sequence GTGAACGGCGTCTCCCTGCTGCTCCGGCTCCCGGCCGGCATCCAACGGGCCCTCTTCGAGCTGGCCCTCCGCACCGCCGGGCTGGGCCGGTTGCCCCACCTGGGTATGCTCGTGCGCTACTTCCGGCTCCTGGGTGCCGACGAGGGGGAATTCTTGCGCACGGTCTCCCGCATCCGATCCTGGAGCGCCTGGCCCGAGCGGTGGAGGGAAACGGCGGGGCAGGCGCTCGAGGAGGCCCGGGCGCAAGAAGCGGCCGGTCACCCGGTGACCGCCCGGGATCGCTACCGCCAGGCGGCGCTCTATTTCGCCCTGGCCAACTGGCGGACATGGGACGCCCGGGAGCGGGCCCGTACGTACGAGCAGCTTCTGGCCGCCTACGGGGGCTTCGCTCGCCTTGTGGACCCGCCGGCCCGGAGCGTCGACATCCCGTTTGCACCGGCACCGCTACCGGGCTACCTGCGGCTTCCGCGGGGCCCGGGCCCCCATCCCGTGGTCGTCGTCGTGCAGGGGATGGACACGGTCAAGGAAGTCTGCCCGGTCCTGGTCGAGCAGCCGCTTCTCGAGCGCGGGCTTGCCACGCTCACGGTGGACCAGCCGGGCACGGGTGAAGCGCAACTGCGGGGCGTCCTGTTCGTCGGCCCCGAGATGCTGGCCGGAGCCGCCCGGGCCATCGCCGACTTCGTGGCCTCCTGTCCCGAGCTCGACGCGGCCCGGCTGGGCATCATCGGGTTCAGCTGGGGCGGGTTTGTCGCCCCGTACATGGCAGCCGCGGAGCCCCGGGTGCGCGCGGGTGCGATCCTGAGCGCTCTCTGGGAGTTTCCCGAGCCGGAACGGGCGGTACGGACGCCCTTCTACGGGCCCAGCCTGAGGTTGATGACCGGCATCGAGGAGCCCACCGAGCTCGTGGCGCTGCTGCGGCGGGTGCGCCTGGAGCCGGTCGCCGCCCGCATCCGGTGCCCCCTTTGCATCGTGCACGGCGAGCAAGACGCCATCGTCCCGGTCGAGTTCGCCCGCCGCCTGTACGACGCCGTCTCCGGCCCTCGCCTCTTGCACATCATCCCGGGGGCCGACCATGCGGCCAGCCTGCACCTCACCCATCTCGCCTTGCTCGGCGACTGGCTCGCCGACCACCTGCGGGCCGAGAAGGACACCCGTACCCACCGGTCTACTGCCTGCCCGGGGCGGTTCCCACCAGCGGGCACCCGGCCTCGGCCAGCGTATCGCGCAGGCGATGGGCGGACGCCACGGGCACGACGGAGTCCTGCGCGCCCTGGAAGATGA